One window of the Prionailurus bengalensis isolate Pbe53 chromosome E1, Fcat_Pben_1.1_paternal_pri, whole genome shotgun sequence genome contains the following:
- the RAB34 gene encoding ras-related protein Rab-34 isoform X4, which yields MSHVLGLELRREAPPLLGPLLSSFPLPAGSWPSQILRSNHGSPSPCLLGAPRKAVGEMNILAPVRRDRVLAELPQCLRKEAALHVHRDFNPRVTCACQEHRTGTVGFKISKVIVVGDLSVGKTCLINRFCKDTFDKNYKATIGVDFEMERFEVLGVPFSLQLWDTAGQERFKCIASTYYRGAQAIIIVFNLNDVASLEHTKQWLADALKENDPSSVLLFLVGSKKDLSTPAQYVLMEKDALKVAQEMKAEYWAVSSLTGENVREFFFRVAALTFEANVLAELEKSGARRIGDVVRINSDDSNLYLTANKKKPTCCP from the exons ATGAGTCACGTCCTGGGCCTGGAGTTGAGGAGGGAAGCGCCGCCTCTCCTCgggccccttctctcctcctttcccctccccgcGGGTTCCTGGCCTAGCCAGATACTGCGCAGCAATCACGGTTCTCCATCACCA TGCCTTCTCGGGGCTCCCCGCAAGGCCGTAGGCGAGATGAACATTCTGGCGCCGGTGCGGAGGGACCGCGTCCTGGCGGAGCTGCCCCAG TGCCTGAGGAAGGAGGCCGCTTTGCACGTGCACAGAGACTTCAACCCCCGCGTCACCTGCGCCTGCCAGGAGCACCGGACAGGCACCGTGGG ATTTAAGATCTCCAAAGTCATTGTGGTGGGGGACCTGTCCGTAGGGAAGACTTGCCTCATTAATAG GTTCTGCAAAGATACTTTTGATAAGAATTACAAGGCCACCATTGGAGTGGACTTTGAGATGGAACGATTTGAGGTGTTGGGCGTCCCCTTCAGTCTGCAGCT CTGGGATACTGCTGGACAGGAGAGGTTCAAATGCATTGCATCAACCTATTACCGAGGGGCTCAAG CCATCATCATCGTCTTCAACCTGAATGATGTGGCCTCCCTGGAACATACCAA GCAGTGGCTAGCTGATGCACTCAAGGAGAACGACCCTTCCAGTGTGCTTCTCTTCCTCGTGGGTTCCAAGAAGGACTTGAGT ACTCCTGCTCAGTATGTGCTAATGGAGAAAGACGCACTCAAGGTGGCCCAAGAGATGAAGGCTGAGTACTGGGCGGTCTCCTCTCTCACTG GTGAAAATGTCCGGGAATTCTTCTTCCGTGTGGCGGCACTGACCTTTGAGGCCAACGTGCTGGCTGAGCTGGAGAAATCGGGGGCCCGGCGCATTGGGGACGTTGTCC GCATCAACAGTGATGACAGCAACCTTTACCTAACTGCCAACAAGAAGAAGCCCACGTGCTGCCCGTGA
- the RAB34 gene encoding ras-related protein Rab-34 isoform X3 — MNILAPVRRDRVLAELPQCLRKEAALHVHRDFNPRVTCACQEHRTGTVGFKISKVIVVGDLSVGKTCLINRFCKDTFDKNYKATIGVDFEMERFEVLGVPFSLQLWDTAGQERFKCIASTYYRGAQAIIIVFNLNDVASLEHTKQWLADALKENDPSSVLLFLVGSKKDLSLCPVTPGLELPLSTHLLHVSGENVREFFFRVAALTFEANVLAELEKSGARRIGDVVRINSDDSNLYLTANKKKPTCCP, encoded by the exons ATGAACATTCTGGCGCCGGTGCGGAGGGACCGCGTCCTGGCGGAGCTGCCCCAG TGCCTGAGGAAGGAGGCCGCTTTGCACGTGCACAGAGACTTCAACCCCCGCGTCACCTGCGCCTGCCAGGAGCACCGGACAGGCACCGTGGG ATTTAAGATCTCCAAAGTCATTGTGGTGGGGGACCTGTCCGTAGGGAAGACTTGCCTCATTAATAG GTTCTGCAAAGATACTTTTGATAAGAATTACAAGGCCACCATTGGAGTGGACTTTGAGATGGAACGATTTGAGGTGTTGGGCGTCCCCTTCAGTCTGCAGCT CTGGGATACTGCTGGACAGGAGAGGTTCAAATGCATTGCATCAACCTATTACCGAGGGGCTCAAG CCATCATCATCGTCTTCAACCTGAATGATGTGGCCTCCCTGGAACATACCAA GCAGTGGCTAGCTGATGCACTCAAGGAGAACGACCCTTCCAGTGTGCTTCTCTTCCTCGTGGGTTCCAAGAAGGACTTGAGT CTGTGCCCAGTGACCCCAGGCTTGGAACTGCCCCTAAGCACCCATTTGCTCCACGTGTCAGGTGAAAATGTCCGGGAATTCTTCTTCCGTGTGGCGGCACTGACCTTTGAGGCCAACGTGCTGGCTGAGCTGGAGAAATCGGGGGCCCGGCGCATTGGGGACGTTGTCC GCATCAACAGTGATGACAGCAACCTTTACCTAACTGCCAACAAGAAGAAGCCCACGTGCTGCCCGTGA
- the RAB34 gene encoding ras-related protein Rab-34 isoform X1 has product MNILAPVRRDRVLAELPQCLRKEAALHVHRDFNPRVTCACQEHRTGTVGFKISKVIVVGDLSVGKTCLINRFCKDTFDKNYKATIGVDFEMERFEVLGVPFSLQLWDTAGQERFKCIASTYYRGAQAIIIVFNLNDVASLEHTKQWLADALKENDPSSVLLFLVGSKKDLSVSVPVRGYFRFGEGLLPNPCRLTLPFCQTPAQYVLMEKDALKVAQEMKAEYWAVSSLTGENVREFFFRVAALTFEANVLAELEKSGARRIGDVVRINSDDSNLYLTANKKKPTCCP; this is encoded by the exons ATGAACATTCTGGCGCCGGTGCGGAGGGACCGCGTCCTGGCGGAGCTGCCCCAG TGCCTGAGGAAGGAGGCCGCTTTGCACGTGCACAGAGACTTCAACCCCCGCGTCACCTGCGCCTGCCAGGAGCACCGGACAGGCACCGTGGG ATTTAAGATCTCCAAAGTCATTGTGGTGGGGGACCTGTCCGTAGGGAAGACTTGCCTCATTAATAG GTTCTGCAAAGATACTTTTGATAAGAATTACAAGGCCACCATTGGAGTGGACTTTGAGATGGAACGATTTGAGGTGTTGGGCGTCCCCTTCAGTCTGCAGCT CTGGGATACTGCTGGACAGGAGAGGTTCAAATGCATTGCATCAACCTATTACCGAGGGGCTCAAG CCATCATCATCGTCTTCAACCTGAATGATGTGGCCTCCCTGGAACATACCAA GCAGTGGCTAGCTGATGCACTCAAGGAGAACGACCCTTCCAGTGTGCTTCTCTTCCTCGTGGGTTCCAAGAAGGACTTGAGTGTAAGTGTGCCAGTCAGGGGGTACTTCCGTTTTGGTGAGGGGCTCCTCCCCAACCCTTGCCGTCTGACTCTGCCCTTCTGTCAGACTCCTGCTCAGTATGTGCTAATGGAGAAAGACGCACTCAAGGTGGCCCAAGAGATGAAGGCTGAGTACTGGGCGGTCTCCTCTCTCACTG GTGAAAATGTCCGGGAATTCTTCTTCCGTGTGGCGGCACTGACCTTTGAGGCCAACGTGCTGGCTGAGCTGGAGAAATCGGGGGCCCGGCGCATTGGGGACGTTGTCC GCATCAACAGTGATGACAGCAACCTTTACCTAACTGCCAACAAGAAGAAGCCCACGTGCTGCCCGTGA
- the RAB34 gene encoding ras-related protein Rab-34 isoform X2, whose product MNILAPVRRDRVLAELPQCLRKEAALHVHRDFNPRVTCACQEHRTGTVGFKISKVIVVGDLSVGKTCLINRFCKDTFDKNYKATIGVDFEMERFEVLGVPFSLQLWDTAGQERFKCIASTYYRGAQAIIIVFNLNDVASLEHTKQWLADALKENDPSSVLLFLVGSKKDLSTPAQYVLMEKDALKVAQEMKAEYWAVSSLTGENVREFFFRVAALTFEANVLAELEKSGARRIGDVVRINSDDSNLYLTANKKKPTCCP is encoded by the exons ATGAACATTCTGGCGCCGGTGCGGAGGGACCGCGTCCTGGCGGAGCTGCCCCAG TGCCTGAGGAAGGAGGCCGCTTTGCACGTGCACAGAGACTTCAACCCCCGCGTCACCTGCGCCTGCCAGGAGCACCGGACAGGCACCGTGGG ATTTAAGATCTCCAAAGTCATTGTGGTGGGGGACCTGTCCGTAGGGAAGACTTGCCTCATTAATAG GTTCTGCAAAGATACTTTTGATAAGAATTACAAGGCCACCATTGGAGTGGACTTTGAGATGGAACGATTTGAGGTGTTGGGCGTCCCCTTCAGTCTGCAGCT CTGGGATACTGCTGGACAGGAGAGGTTCAAATGCATTGCATCAACCTATTACCGAGGGGCTCAAG CCATCATCATCGTCTTCAACCTGAATGATGTGGCCTCCCTGGAACATACCAA GCAGTGGCTAGCTGATGCACTCAAGGAGAACGACCCTTCCAGTGTGCTTCTCTTCCTCGTGGGTTCCAAGAAGGACTTGAGT ACTCCTGCTCAGTATGTGCTAATGGAGAAAGACGCACTCAAGGTGGCCCAAGAGATGAAGGCTGAGTACTGGGCGGTCTCCTCTCTCACTG GTGAAAATGTCCGGGAATTCTTCTTCCGTGTGGCGGCACTGACCTTTGAGGCCAACGTGCTGGCTGAGCTGGAGAAATCGGGGGCCCGGCGCATTGGGGACGTTGTCC GCATCAACAGTGATGACAGCAACCTTTACCTAACTGCCAACAAGAAGAAGCCCACGTGCTGCCCGTGA